The following proteins are encoded in a genomic region of Streptomyces gobiensis:
- a CDS encoding DUF6879 family protein, with translation MDLVTAERRDELFSTFKREAFHLELKDEYRVSIEDGPYAKWLKGEPDDFEWFRPWLEQTRSLTAAGRTIRRVRVVTEPVTEYIRWEIELTPMNHEAGEEIRWLPRHHIPEGFEFPANGNDWWLFDSETLAVTHFRPDGRFEGAELITDPAVVGEAVRVRDQLWSLATPYDDYKH, from the coding sequence ATGGATCTGGTCACGGCTGAACGGCGTGACGAGCTGTTCTCAACATTCAAGCGGGAAGCGTTCCATCTGGAACTCAAGGACGAATACCGCGTCTCCATCGAGGATGGCCCGTACGCGAAGTGGCTAAAGGGTGAGCCAGACGACTTCGAATGGTTCCGCCCGTGGCTCGAACAGACACGTTCGCTGACGGCAGCGGGGAGGACCATTCGGCGCGTTCGCGTCGTGACGGAACCAGTAACCGAGTACATCAGGTGGGAAATCGAACTCACCCCGATGAACCACGAAGCGGGGGAAGAGATTCGATGGCTGCCACGACACCACATCCCGGAAGGGTTTGAGTTTCCGGCCAACGGTAACGACTGGTGGCTATTCGACAGTGAAACGCTGGCTGTCACCCATTTCCGCCCTGACGGACGGTTCGAGGGTGCAGAGCTGATCACTGATCCGGCCGTTGTCGGGGAAGCCGTACGGGTCAGGGATCAGCTCTGGTCACTCGCCACCCCGTACGACGACTACAAGCACTGA